In Lotus japonicus ecotype B-129 chromosome 5, LjGifu_v1.2, one genomic interval encodes:
- the LOC130719025 gene encoding uncharacterized protein LOC130719025, with product MKKLATYNLLPWDDLAIICKKLNFNDIFQLSAVCKDWRSFFKSYWKNSMEFQSPLIVQRASFSKKSLSFNSRSDNMSYSAQMDNFWSLSYSFSSSGYLIFVGPNMFMLMNPLTRRGKKIITLALKDNDDYRGSRAHFPFVKGSKEYVLVCFSNGSYRLKVYQSQNSCWAIYSTKEDPLQVVDLVVFQNSIYVLTNKAKIGVLNLNSTCLKFVELKNTPSITYNDLRLVSCDGNLLVVHFVPGKMLNMYKIDFSTMEFVRMDTLGELALFYSPYANCDALSNPRRWGYDSNTVYSITCSFPEYKVYSGNGKLQNHIRPCSG from the coding sequence atgaaaaagctAGCAACTTACAATTTGCTTCCTTGGGATGATCTTGCTATTATTTGCAAGAAACTAAATTTCAATGACATATTCCAACTTTCTGCAGTGTGCAAGGACTGGAGGTCATTTTTTAAAAGTTACTGGAAAAACTCCATGGAATTTCAATCACCATTAATTGTTCAAAGAGCTTCATTTTCGAAAAAATCTCTTTCATTTAATAGCAGATCTGACAACATGTCCTATAGTGCTCAGATGGATAACTTTTGGAGCTTATcctattctttttcttctagTGGATATCTGATTTTTGTTGGTCCTAATATGTTTATGCTAATGAATCCTTTGACCAGAAGAGGAAAGAAAATCATCACCTTAGCTCTGAAAGATAATGATGACTACAGGGGTAGCCGTGCCCATTTTCCTTTTGTCAAAGGTTCAAAGGAATATGTCCTCGTGTGTTTTTCTAATGGTTCCTATAGGTTGAAAGTCTATCAATCCCAGAATTCATGTTGGGCTATTTATTCTACCAAAGAAGATCCATTGCAGGTTGTGGACCTTGTggtttttcaaaattctatatATGTTCTTACTAACAAGGCCAAGATAGGGGTACTTAACTTGAATTCTACATGTTTGAAATTTGTAGAGCTGAAGAACACTCCTTCGATAACTTATAATGACCTTAGGTTGGTTAGTTGTGATGGAAACCTTTTAGTGGTCCATTTTGTGCCTGGGAAAATGTTGAACATGTACAAGATAGACTTCTCAACTATGGAGTTTGTCAGAATGGACACATTGGGTGAGCTAGCATTATTTTATTCACCCTATGCAAACTGTGATGCATTGAGCAACCCAAGAAGGTGGGGATATGACAGCAACACTGTGTATTCAATTACCTGCTCATTTCCAGAATATAAAGTGTATTCAGGGAATGGAAAACTGCAAAACCACATTAGGCCTTGTTCCGGgtaa